The proteins below are encoded in one region of Amycolatopsis acidiphila:
- a CDS encoding xanthine dehydrogenase family protein molybdopterin-binding subunit, which produces MTMIGKSVDRREDDRLLTGKGRYLDDLELPGTLHAAFLRSPHAHARILAVDAAAARQAPGVVAVFSGADLPEIQKPLAPKVMHPKLKDFPRLPMPPEEVHYVGEPVAIVVAESRYLAEDALELIEVDYETLPAVASTAAALAENAPLAHSGADDNIAVTLVQRSGNTDEVLKSAPHTLSGEFFVMRGGGHSMEPRAVAARFEPATGQVTIWDTTQSPHYARQQLSVIYEMAEDDIRVIAPADVGGGFGPKAQFYGEEVVVPWVAIKLGRTVKWVEDRQENFVSTMMERSQTHRIEVGFDDDGHLLAVRDYIEHDQGAYCAGLQVPSITTSTVPGPYRIPNIHTELYACYTNMVPTSSVRGAGRPQAVFAMERMMDRVAEYLELDPAEVRRRNLIQADEFPYRVGIMFRDGSPLTYDSGNFPKLLEGTLERLGYEEARARQERARAEGRYVGIGIAVYVEGCGLGPYEGAKVRLTNQGKILVTLAAAGQGQGYETVYAQIAADALGLDMEHIEVATGDTSRIPFGQGTFASRITATAGPAVFDAALQMRERLVDTAAQLLGCDPAGLSFSGDRATLDGDPEKSMSLLDIARVANIGKHGITLPVGIKPGIETVSYFAPERAAYASGAHAAIVEVDPDTGAIDVQNYVIGHDCGNVINPRLVDGQVLGGFAHGIGNAMYEEPFYDAEGQPQAASYLDYSLVSATEVPPVELFHMHTPSPLNPLGVKGAGEGGTIPAPAAIANAVEDALRPLRARIDRAPVTPARISDAVYSAVKG; this is translated from the coding sequence ATGACGATGATCGGCAAGAGCGTCGACCGCCGCGAGGACGACCGGCTGCTCACCGGCAAGGGCCGCTACCTCGACGACCTGGAGCTGCCGGGCACCCTGCACGCGGCGTTCCTGCGCTCGCCGCACGCGCACGCCCGGATCCTCGCCGTGGACGCCGCCGCGGCGCGCCAAGCACCCGGCGTCGTCGCGGTGTTCAGCGGCGCGGACCTCCCGGAGATCCAGAAACCGCTGGCGCCCAAGGTGATGCACCCCAAGCTCAAGGACTTCCCGCGGCTGCCGATGCCACCCGAGGAGGTGCACTACGTCGGCGAGCCGGTGGCGATCGTGGTCGCCGAGTCGCGCTACCTCGCCGAGGACGCGCTGGAGCTGATCGAGGTCGACTACGAGACCCTGCCCGCGGTCGCCTCCACCGCCGCCGCCCTCGCGGAGAACGCCCCGCTCGCCCACTCCGGCGCCGACGACAACATCGCCGTCACGCTCGTGCAGCGCTCGGGCAACACCGACGAGGTGCTCAAGTCCGCGCCGCACACGCTTTCCGGCGAGTTCTTCGTGATGCGCGGCGGCGGCCACTCGATGGAGCCGCGTGCCGTCGCGGCCCGCTTCGAGCCCGCGACGGGGCAGGTGACCATCTGGGACACCACCCAGTCGCCGCACTACGCCCGTCAGCAGCTGTCGGTCATCTACGAGATGGCCGAGGACGACATCCGGGTGATCGCCCCGGCGGACGTCGGCGGCGGGTTCGGCCCCAAGGCGCAGTTCTACGGCGAAGAGGTCGTGGTGCCGTGGGTCGCGATCAAGCTCGGCCGCACGGTGAAATGGGTCGAGGACCGGCAGGAGAACTTCGTCAGCACGATGATGGAGCGCTCCCAGACCCACCGCATCGAGGTCGGGTTCGACGACGACGGACACCTGCTCGCCGTCCGCGACTACATCGAGCACGACCAGGGCGCGTACTGCGCCGGCCTGCAGGTGCCCTCGATCACGACCAGCACCGTGCCCGGCCCGTACCGGATCCCGAACATCCACACCGAGCTCTACGCCTGCTACACGAACATGGTGCCGACCTCCTCGGTGCGTGGCGCGGGACGGCCGCAGGCGGTGTTCGCGATGGAACGGATGATGGACCGCGTCGCCGAGTACCTCGAGCTCGACCCGGCCGAGGTGCGCCGGCGCAACCTCATCCAGGCCGACGAGTTCCCCTACCGGGTGGGCATCATGTTCCGCGACGGCAGCCCGCTCACCTACGACAGCGGCAACTTCCCGAAGCTGCTCGAGGGCACCCTCGAACGCCTCGGCTACGAGGAGGCCCGCGCGCGGCAGGAGCGGGCCCGCGCCGAAGGCCGGTACGTCGGCATCGGGATCGCGGTCTACGTCGAGGGCTGTGGACTCGGGCCGTACGAGGGCGCGAAGGTGCGGCTGACCAACCAGGGCAAGATCCTGGTGACGCTCGCCGCCGCCGGGCAGGGTCAGGGCTACGAGACGGTGTACGCCCAGATCGCCGCCGACGCGCTCGGCCTCGACATGGAGCACATCGAGGTCGCCACCGGGGACACCAGCCGGATCCCGTTCGGGCAGGGCACCTTCGCCTCCCGGATCACCGCGACCGCGGGCCCGGCGGTGTTCGACGCGGCCCTGCAGATGCGGGAGCGACTTGTCGACACCGCGGCCCAGCTGCTCGGCTGCGACCCGGCGGGCCTCTCGTTCTCCGGCGACCGGGCGACGCTGGACGGCGACCCGGAGAAGTCGATGTCCCTTTTGGACATCGCACGGGTGGCCAACATCGGCAAGCACGGCATCACGCTGCCGGTCGGGATCAAGCCGGGTATCGAGACGGTCAGCTACTTCGCGCCCGAGCGGGCGGCCTACGCCAGCGGCGCGCACGCGGCGATCGTCGAGGTGGACCCGGACACGGGCGCGATCGACGTGCAGAACTACGTGATCGGCCACGACTGCGGCAACGTGATCAACCCCCGGCTCGTCGACGGACAGGTGCTGGGCGGGTTCGCGCACGGCATCGGCAACGCCATGTACGAGGAGCCGTTCTACGACGCCGAAGGCCAGCCGCAGGCGGCGTCCTATCTGGATTACTCACTGGTGTCGGCGACCGAGGTGCCGCCGGTCGAGCTGTTCCACATGCACACCCCGAGCCCGCTGAACCCGTTGGGCGTCAAGGGAGCCGGTGAGGGCGGCACGATCCCCGCACCGGCCGCGATCGCGAACGCGGTCGAGGACGCCCTGCGGCCGCTGCGGGCGCGGATCGACCGCGCACCCGTGACCCCGGCGCGGATCTCCGATGCCGTGTACTCCGCCGTGAAGGGCTGA
- a CDS encoding (2Fe-2S)-binding protein, protein MPEISVTVNGEPHEEAVDDRLTLADFLRERLRLTGTHLGCEHGVCGACTVIVDGAAVRSCLMLAAQADGAEVETVESLADDHGLNPLQEAFKKHHALQCGFCTPGFLMSVTAALREEPIEDADQARDVLSGNICRCTGYRGLVQAVLDAGAAK, encoded by the coding sequence ATGCCTGAGATTTCCGTGACCGTCAACGGCGAGCCGCACGAGGAGGCGGTCGACGACCGGCTCACGCTCGCCGACTTCCTGCGCGAGCGGCTGCGGCTGACCGGCACCCACCTGGGCTGCGAGCACGGCGTGTGCGGTGCCTGCACGGTGATCGTGGACGGCGCGGCCGTCCGCTCGTGCCTGATGCTGGCCGCGCAGGCCGACGGCGCCGAGGTCGAGACCGTGGAGAGCCTCGCCGACGACCACGGGCTCAACCCGCTGCAGGAGGCGTTCAAGAAGCACCACGCCCTCCAATGTGGATTCTGCACACCCGGTTTCCTGATGAGCGTCACGGCCGCGCTGCGCGAGGAGCCGATCGAGGACGCCGACCAGGCGCGCGACGTGCTGAGCGGCAACATCTGCCGCTGCACCGGTTACCGGGGCCTCGTGCAGGCCGTGCTCGATGCGGGGGCGGCGAAATGA
- a CDS encoding FAD binding domain-containing protein — protein MKPGRFTYHAPRGLDEALALLTEYGDESKILAGGQSLMPLLNFRLAQIEHVVDINRIGAEFSAIDAGETIRIPALVRQRQAERSAELAEAVPLLRQALHQVAHPQIRNRGTLCGSLAHADPAAELPTVMSVLDTTFTLASARGLRTVEVTDFFQFHLTTALEPDELLLEVSIRRPPPGTVTVFHEFATRRGDFALAAIAAAVRFDGNRVTGCRIAAAGVAPTPHRLTAVEALVTGSSLEPAVLADAESAARQSVEPTGDIHAGADYRRRLTGVLVKRALADARSKQETANA, from the coding sequence ATGAAACCCGGCCGCTTCACCTACCACGCCCCGCGCGGGCTCGACGAGGCGCTCGCGCTGCTCACCGAGTACGGCGACGAGTCGAAGATCCTCGCCGGCGGGCAGAGCCTGATGCCGCTGCTGAACTTCCGGCTCGCCCAGATCGAGCACGTCGTGGACATCAACCGCATCGGCGCCGAGTTCAGCGCGATCGACGCGGGCGAGACCATCCGGATCCCCGCGCTGGTACGGCAACGGCAGGCCGAGCGCTCGGCCGAACTGGCCGAGGCGGTGCCGCTGTTGCGCCAGGCGCTGCACCAGGTCGCGCATCCGCAGATCCGCAACCGCGGCACGCTGTGCGGCAGCCTCGCGCACGCGGACCCGGCGGCCGAGCTGCCGACCGTGATGTCGGTGCTGGACACGACGTTCACCCTCGCCTCGGCGCGCGGGCTGCGCACCGTCGAGGTCACCGACTTCTTCCAGTTCCACCTCACCACCGCGCTGGAGCCGGACGAGCTGCTGCTGGAGGTGAGCATCCGCCGCCCGCCGCCCGGCACCGTGACGGTGTTCCACGAGTTCGCCACCCGGCGCGGCGACTTCGCCCTCGCCGCGATCGCCGCCGCCGTGCGCTTCGACGGGAACCGGGTCACCGGCTGCCGGATCGCGGCCGCCGGGGTCGCGCCCACCCCGCACCGCCTCACCGCGGTCGAAGCACTGGTCACCGGGTCGAGCCTCGAACCCGCCGTCCTCGCCGACGCCGAGTCCGCCGCCCGCCAGTCCGTCGAGCCGACCGGGGACATCCACGCCGGCGCCGACTACCGCCGCCGCCTGACCGGAGTGCTGGTCAAGCGCGCCCTCGCCGACGCCCGAAGCAAGCAGGAGACCGCGAATGCCTGA
- a CDS encoding alpha/beta fold hydrolase: protein MIRHLAGNLSLLRGGSGALLVLLHPLALAGQLWRPLAAKLDGFDILAVDLRGHGESPWDGKPFSIEDMADDLGVTLDVLGLDEISLLGMSMGGSVAMTFAGKYPERVRSLVLADTTAWYGENAPTAWAQRAAKAADTARADQLPFQLDRWFSPGFRESHPDEVDRVCEIFLHTDSHAHAAASVAMGELDARPLLFSVRAKTLVLAGEHDYATPPSMAGELAGAIPGATLEILPALRHLSLVEKPELAETIHRHLTETA, encoded by the coding sequence GTGATCCGCCACCTCGCCGGAAACCTGTCCCTGCTGCGCGGCGGCTCCGGGGCGCTGCTGGTGCTGCTGCACCCGCTCGCGCTCGCCGGGCAGCTGTGGCGGCCGCTGGCCGCGAAGCTCGACGGGTTCGACATTCTCGCCGTCGACCTGCGCGGGCACGGCGAAAGCCCGTGGGACGGCAAACCGTTCTCGATCGAGGACATGGCCGACGACCTCGGCGTCACGCTCGACGTGCTGGGTCTCGACGAGATCTCGCTGCTGGGCATGTCGATGGGCGGCAGCGTCGCGATGACCTTCGCCGGCAAGTACCCCGAGCGCGTCCGGTCGCTGGTGCTGGCCGACACCACCGCCTGGTACGGCGAGAACGCTCCCACCGCCTGGGCGCAACGCGCCGCGAAGGCCGCCGACACGGCCCGTGCAGACCAGCTGCCCTTCCAGCTCGACCGCTGGTTCTCTCCAGGCTTCCGCGAGTCGCATCCGGACGAGGTGGACCGGGTGTGCGAGATCTTCCTGCACACCGACTCCCACGCGCACGCCGCCGCCTCGGTCGCGATGGGCGAGCTGGACGCCCGGCCGCTGCTGTTCTCGGTCCGGGCGAAGACGCTCGTGCTCGCGGGCGAGCACGACTACGCCACTCCCCCGTCGATGGCCGGGGAGCTGGCCGGGGCGATCCCCGGCGCGACCCTGGAGATCCTGCCCGCCCTGCGGCACCTGTCGCTCGTCGAAAAGCCGGAACTGGCCGAGACGATCCACCGCCATCTCACGGAGACCGCATGA
- a CDS encoding amidohydrolase family protein, translating to MSHTEVIDAHAHVVPLPLLRELSEARRSDQGWVVSMPGTGDTRPIGARMIEPGLRRAWLAEHGIARQVLSPWMDIQTDGTRDWVLRLNDAMCAAAAELDTVALASVDTADGDQAASDLEKAWAQPELAGLVLNTNPAGKPLHDPSLAPLWTLAEEQRIPVVLHPPTCGPSDALPTLGSMGNVHGRLVDNTLAITELILHGLLDRHPRLQLLLVHGGGFLPYQAGRLDGGYRTKEAFAVELERGKPSAYLPDLYYDTVALSAPAISFLAGIAGPGHVLLGSDYPFALGDPQPVRTIEETGLEPAPILHDTAAAMFWRNS from the coding sequence GTGAGCCACACCGAAGTGATCGACGCGCACGCCCATGTCGTGCCCCTGCCGCTGCTGCGGGAGCTGTCCGAGGCACGCCGGAGCGACCAGGGCTGGGTGGTGTCGATGCCCGGCACCGGCGACACCCGCCCGATCGGCGCCCGCATGATCGAGCCGGGTCTCCGGCGCGCGTGGCTGGCCGAGCACGGCATCGCGCGCCAGGTGCTCTCGCCGTGGATGGACATCCAGACCGACGGCACCCGTGACTGGGTGCTCAGGCTCAACGACGCCATGTGCGCGGCGGCCGCTGAACTGGACACGGTCGCCCTCGCGAGCGTCGACACCGCCGACGGCGACCAGGCGGCGAGCGACCTGGAGAAGGCGTGGGCGCAGCCGGAGCTGGCCGGGCTGGTGCTGAACACGAACCCGGCGGGCAAGCCGCTGCACGACCCGTCACTCGCTCCACTGTGGACGCTCGCGGAGGAGCAGCGGATCCCGGTCGTGCTGCACCCGCCGACATGCGGCCCCTCGGACGCACTGCCGACGCTCGGCTCGATGGGCAACGTGCACGGCCGCCTCGTCGACAACACCCTCGCGATCACCGAGCTGATCCTGCACGGCCTGCTCGACCGGCACCCGCGCCTGCAGCTGCTGCTGGTGCACGGCGGCGGGTTCCTGCCCTACCAGGCCGGCAGGCTCGACGGCGGGTACCGCACCAAGGAGGCCTTCGCGGTCGAACTGGAGCGCGGCAAGCCCTCGGCCTACCTGCCCGACCTCTACTACGACACAGTCGCCCTGTCCGCACCCGCGATCTCGTTCCTGGCCGGGATCGCCGGTCCCGGGCACGTCCTGCTCGGCAGCGACTACCCGTTCGCGCTCGGCGACCCGCAACCCGTGCGGACGATCGAGGAGACCGGGCTCGAGCCTGCCCCGATCCTGCACGACACCGCCGCCGCGATGTTCTGGAGGAACTCGTGA
- a CDS encoding UbiX family flavin prenyltransferase — protein sequence MPVSEHGCRRVIVAITGASGACYGVRVLELLRAAPDVEVHLVVTKAGMMTLHHECGLAPRDLDELAAVHHRPGEIGASIASGSFPAEAMIVAPCSIKTLSAIAHSYTDDLVSRAADVTLKEGRPLLLLVRETPLHLGHLRAMTAAAEAGAIIAPPVPAFYPLPATVAEIVDHTARRALARVGLRDLAPEAWDGDVSGRVAERAG from the coding sequence ATGCCGGTTTCGGAACACGGGTGCCGCAGGGTGATCGTGGCGATCACGGGTGCGAGCGGCGCCTGTTACGGGGTGCGGGTCCTGGAGTTGCTGCGGGCCGCGCCCGACGTCGAGGTGCACCTGGTGGTGACCAAGGCCGGCATGATGACGCTGCACCACGAGTGCGGGCTGGCCCCGCGTGACCTCGACGAGCTGGCCGCGGTGCACCACCGGCCGGGGGAGATCGGGGCGAGCATCGCGTCCGGCTCGTTCCCGGCGGAGGCGATGATCGTCGCGCCCTGCTCGATCAAGACGCTGTCCGCGATCGCGCACAGCTACACCGACGACCTGGTGAGCCGGGCGGCCGACGTGACCCTCAAGGAGGGGCGGCCACTGCTGCTGCTGGTCCGCGAGACCCCGCTGCACCTGGGGCACCTGCGCGCGATGACGGCGGCGGCCGAAGCGGGCGCGATCATCGCCCCGCCGGTGCCCGCGTTCTATCCTCTACCCGCGACGGTGGCCGAGATCGTCGACCACACCGCACGCCGGGCGCTGGCCCGGGTCGGACTGCGTGACCTCGCACCCGAAGCGTGGGACGGTGACGTCAGTGGCCGTGTCGCCGAGCGGGCGGGGTAG
- a CDS encoding LysR family transcriptional regulator — translation MTSVAVSPSGRGSALEGTRVLEIRRLQIFAAVAERGSFTAAAEALYMTHSAVSQQMALLERQLGVPLVIRGPRGVELTESGRLLAERSTGLLGTIASIEQELQDLKARHASVRLGAFPTAGADLIPRVLSEYQKRYPETKVVLRSAHAADMPAVLREGAIHLGLVWDYDFLPRTVPPDIEWVHLVDDPLFVLVPADHPLAGESEVDLLEFAGENWVVRGHSPPYDEAFTTMCRVAGFEPQIGFVTEDYLSAQGLVAAGIGVSAAPRLALVAQRPDVVAVPIAGQAPHRRIAAVRLRAATQHEAAEQMLDVLRKAATG, via the coding sequence GTGACGTCAGTGGCCGTGTCGCCGAGCGGGCGGGGTAGCGCGCTGGAAGGGACACGGGTGCTGGAGATACGGCGGCTGCAGATCTTCGCGGCGGTGGCGGAACGGGGTTCCTTCACCGCGGCGGCGGAGGCGCTGTACATGACGCACTCGGCGGTCTCCCAGCAGATGGCGCTGCTGGAACGGCAGCTCGGCGTGCCGCTGGTGATCCGCGGGCCGCGCGGGGTGGAGCTGACCGAGTCCGGCCGGCTGCTCGCCGAGCGCAGCACCGGGCTGCTGGGCACCATCGCGAGCATCGAGCAGGAGCTGCAGGACCTGAAGGCCCGGCACGCGAGCGTCCGGCTCGGCGCGTTCCCCACGGCCGGTGCCGACCTGATCCCGCGCGTGCTGAGCGAGTACCAGAAGCGCTACCCGGAGACGAAGGTCGTGCTGCGCTCGGCGCACGCCGCAGACATGCCGGCCGTGCTGCGGGAGGGCGCGATCCACCTGGGCCTGGTCTGGGACTACGACTTCCTGCCGCGCACCGTGCCGCCGGACATCGAGTGGGTGCACCTGGTCGACGACCCGCTGTTCGTGCTGGTGCCCGCGGACCACCCGCTCGCCGGGGAGTCCGAAGTGGACCTGCTGGAGTTCGCGGGGGAGAACTGGGTGGTCCGCGGCCACAGCCCGCCGTACGACGAGGCGTTCACCACGATGTGCCGGGTCGCGGGGTTCGAACCGCAGATCGGGTTCGTCACCGAGGACTACCTCTCGGCGCAGGGCCTGGTCGCCGCGGGGATCGGGGTGAGCGCCGCGCCGCGGCTCGCACTGGTCGCGCAGCGGCCGGACGTGGTCGCGGTGCCGATCGCGGGCCAGGCACCGCACCGGCGCATCGCGGCCGTGCGGCTGCGGGCGGCGACCCAGCACGAGGCGGCCGAGCAGATGCTCGACGTGCTGCGGAAGGCGGCGACCGGGTGA
- a CDS encoding GntR family transcriptional regulator, translating to MNPDGGFELLRTILRAGRSESSLVDRIAEDIAVQIIDGTLPPGADVNSVELAKRYSSSRTPVREALLTLQREGLVDIPARRRPRVARVTLAQAREMYEVRASLHGLVSELVVRSADDESLKVLYEWHERLRSAAAGGDVDAYFWHNVAFRQAEADVAGNHQLARMLTSLGLRTLQLRHVSLSLPGRLDRSVSDHERLLQAYSDRDVDLAVAITKSIIMAGLRAIESSHWAD from the coding sequence GTGAACCCCGACGGAGGCTTCGAACTGCTGCGGACGATCCTGCGCGCCGGGCGGTCGGAAAGCTCACTGGTGGACCGCATCGCCGAGGACATCGCGGTGCAGATCATCGACGGCACGCTCCCGCCGGGTGCCGACGTCAACTCGGTCGAACTGGCCAAAAGGTACTCGAGCAGCCGGACTCCGGTGCGCGAAGCGCTGCTGACGCTGCAGCGCGAGGGCCTGGTCGACATCCCGGCGCGGCGGCGACCACGGGTGGCACGGGTGACGCTCGCGCAGGCGCGGGAGATGTACGAGGTGCGGGCGAGCCTGCACGGGCTGGTCAGCGAGCTGGTCGTGCGCAGCGCCGACGACGAGTCGCTGAAGGTGCTCTACGAATGGCACGAACGGCTGCGGAGCGCGGCCGCGGGCGGCGACGTCGACGCCTACTTCTGGCACAACGTCGCGTTCCGCCAGGCCGAGGCGGACGTGGCCGGGAACCACCAGCTCGCGCGGATGCTCACCTCGCTCGGCCTGCGGACCCTGCAGCTGCGGCATGTCAGCCTGTCGCTGCCGGGGCGGTTGGACCGGTCGGTGAGCGACCACGAGCGCCTGCTGCAGGCCTACTCGGACCGCGATGTCGACCTCGCGGTGGCGATCACGAAGTCGATCATCATGGCCGGCCTGCGGGCGATCGAGTCCTCCCACTGGGCGGACTGA
- a CDS encoding DUF6010 family protein: protein MIVLTAVLIGGLYVLLNSLIPERHRRRLNAIMVAGAGAAYLSGGGLGGWEFAFTVVMTYLAYRGLDSWTFIGLAWLLHAAWDVVHQLKGHPIIPFATHSSLGCAICDPVIAIWCFSGGGSIVRRRAQVA, encoded by the coding sequence ATGATCGTTCTCACTGCCGTGCTCATCGGCGGTCTCTACGTCCTGCTGAACTCCCTCATCCCCGAACGGCATCGCCGGCGGCTCAACGCGATCATGGTCGCCGGCGCCGGCGCGGCCTACCTCAGCGGCGGTGGCCTGGGCGGCTGGGAGTTCGCGTTCACGGTGGTGATGACCTACCTCGCCTACCGTGGCCTGGACTCCTGGACCTTCATCGGCCTCGCCTGGCTGCTGCACGCCGCGTGGGACGTCGTGCACCAGCTGAAGGGGCATCCGATCATCCCGTTCGCCACGCACTCCTCGCTCGGCTGCGCGATCTGCGATCCGGTGATCGCCATCTGGTGCTTCAGCGGCGGCGGCTCGATCGTGCGGCGGAGAGCACAGGTGGCCTAG
- a CDS encoding GlxA family transcriptional regulator, whose product MHTVAVLALDKVVPFDLATPIEVFTRTRLPDGRPAYRLRVCGAAPSVDAGAFTLQVPWGLDGLSGADTIILPGCAELTEVPREVLDALRDAAARGARLASICSGAFVLAATGLLDGRRATTHWAGAAALAARHPAIEVDPDVLYVDNGQFLTSAGAAAGLDLCLHLIRRDHGSAVAADAARLSVMPLEREGGQAQFIVHDQPPVPRGSALEPVLSWLEDNRAKELTLEDVAAYAGMSTRTLNRRFREQTGSTPLQWLLRARVRQAQYLLETTDRPVDLVATEVGFGSVTAFRERFKRVVGTSPHGYRAAFRRTAP is encoded by the coding sequence ATGCACACCGTGGCCGTCCTCGCGCTGGACAAGGTCGTCCCGTTCGACCTCGCCACCCCGATCGAGGTGTTCACCCGCACCCGGCTGCCGGACGGCCGCCCCGCCTACCGCCTCCGGGTGTGCGGTGCCGCGCCGTCCGTCGACGCGGGCGCGTTCACCCTGCAGGTGCCGTGGGGGCTCGACGGGCTGTCCGGCGCGGACACGATCATCCTGCCCGGCTGTGCCGAGCTGACCGAGGTCCCGCGGGAAGTGCTCGACGCCCTGCGCGACGCCGCCGCCCGCGGTGCCCGGCTCGCGTCCATCTGCTCGGGCGCGTTCGTCCTCGCCGCCACCGGGCTGCTCGACGGCCGCCGCGCGACGACGCACTGGGCCGGCGCGGCCGCGCTCGCCGCGCGTCATCCCGCGATCGAGGTGGACCCGGACGTGCTCTACGTCGACAACGGCCAGTTCCTCACCTCCGCCGGCGCGGCGGCGGGGCTCGACCTGTGCCTGCACCTGATCCGGCGCGACCACGGCTCCGCGGTGGCCGCCGACGCCGCCCGGCTGTCGGTCATGCCGCTGGAACGCGAAGGCGGGCAGGCCCAGTTCATCGTGCACGACCAGCCACCGGTGCCGCGCGGTTCGGCGCTCGAACCCGTGCTGAGCTGGCTGGAGGACAACCGCGCGAAGGAGCTGACGCTCGAGGACGTCGCCGCGTACGCCGGCATGAGCACCCGCACCCTCAACCGCCGGTTCCGGGAGCAGACGGGCAGCACCCCGCTGCAGTGGCTGCTGCGTGCCCGCGTCCGCCAGGCGCAGTACCTCCTCGAAACGACGGACCGGCCGGTGGACCTCGTCGCGACGGAGGTCGGGTTCGGCTCGGTGACGGCCTTCCGCGAGCGCTTCAAACGGGTCGTCGGCACCAGCCCGCACGGCTACCGGGCCGCCTTCCGCCGGACCGCTCCCTAG
- a CDS encoding GntR family transcriptional regulator: protein MVGDDLLRLRQELLFSALRGVEGSSSLAFTMFQELAVSIVEGRLPPGHEVNSAELARRFSTSRTPVREALLLLEREDLVVVPPRRRPYVSPVALSQVREIYEIRASLYALVSELVVERASDEEIAGLAAWQKLLEQDARDGEVDAYFWHNVGFRNHEASLAKNGELQRRLSSLGLQMHRFRHLSLSLPGRLLHSLADHERLVRAYADRDAGLAAAVSRSLVMRGYRAIESSGRVT from the coding sequence GTGGTCGGCGACGACCTGCTTCGGCTGCGGCAGGAGCTGCTGTTCTCCGCGCTGCGCGGGGTCGAGGGCAGTTCGTCGCTGGCGTTCACGATGTTCCAGGAGCTCGCGGTGAGCATCGTGGAGGGACGGCTGCCGCCGGGTCACGAGGTCAACTCGGCCGAACTGGCCCGGCGGTTCAGCACCAGCCGGACACCCGTGCGGGAGGCGCTGCTGCTGTTGGAGCGCGAGGACCTGGTCGTCGTGCCGCCGCGGCGCCGCCCGTACGTCTCGCCCGTCGCGCTCTCGCAGGTCCGGGAGATCTACGAGATCCGCGCGAGCCTGTACGCGCTGGTGAGCGAGCTGGTGGTGGAGCGGGCGTCCGACGAGGAGATCGCCGGACTCGCGGCGTGGCAGAAGCTGCTGGAGCAGGACGCGCGCGACGGCGAGGTGGACGCCTACTTCTGGCACAACGTCGGGTTCCGCAACCACGAGGCGAGCCTGGCGAAGAACGGCGAGCTGCAACGACGGCTGAGCTCGCTGGGGCTGCAGATGCACCGGTTCCGGCACCTGAGCCTGTCGCTGCCGGGACGGCTGCTGCATTCGCTGGCCGACCACGAGCGGCTCGTGCGCGCCTACGCCGACCGCGACGCCGGGCTCGCCGCCGCGGTCAGCCGGTCGCTGGTGATGCGCGGCTACCGGGCGATCGAGTCGTCGGGGCGGGTCACGTAG